A single Streptomyces sannanensis DNA region contains:
- a CDS encoding wax ester/triacylglycerol synthase domain-containing protein has protein sequence MSGTHQLAVGWAVRFRGEPPSPDALRRHVRARLEDLPTLTHRVEEGLGPRPCFVPVRDLDLRQHVRGLLVKDPREQWQDCLQEVLERPLPAAPRPPWDLWLIHGYTGTTGLPEYVLVFRIHHALEDGAGHHYVLRTLFTPRVPPQRSPDVQGTPQPADGVGRVSSRAVLGIVSDVARSLRGTGTWSVLRRPPTGKLATAVGTVETRRLLAVSRALGTDISAVFLTALTGAMRAVALAEGERPAPLTLLWPLSVRTGGERGAVGNFLTMVRLRLPCEEPLPLRRLASFSRQLEPGSVERRMHTSRALMRLAPRPVSLGTLRLLMRPRHASLTGTYFPAAVPQPVLGEARMDGALGLGAPLPGQLCHLTLLRYRAECALSVVHDTAFARGADLPGLWLTALAELEAAV, from the coding sequence ATGTCCGGCACGCACCAGTTGGCGGTGGGGTGGGCGGTGCGCTTCCGTGGGGAGCCGCCCTCACCGGACGCCCTGCGCCGGCACGTACGGGCCAGGCTCGAGGACCTTCCGACGCTGACCCACCGTGTCGAGGAGGGGCTGGGGCCTCGTCCCTGCTTCGTGCCCGTCCGGGACCTCGACCTGCGTCAGCATGTGCGCGGTCTGCTCGTGAAGGATCCCCGGGAACAGTGGCAGGACTGTCTCCAGGAAGTGCTGGAGCGGCCGCTGCCGGCCGCACCCCGCCCGCCCTGGGACCTCTGGCTGATTCACGGGTACACCGGTACCACCGGCCTGCCGGAGTACGTGCTGGTGTTCCGCATCCACCACGCTCTGGAGGACGGCGCGGGGCACCACTACGTACTGCGGACGCTGTTCACCCCGCGCGTCCCACCGCAGAGGTCGCCCGACGTCCAGGGCACACCTCAGCCCGCCGACGGCGTGGGGCGGGTCTCCTCCCGTGCCGTGCTGGGCATCGTGAGCGACGTCGCCCGGAGCCTGCGGGGCACCGGCACCTGGTCCGTGTTGCGCCGGCCGCCGACGGGGAAGCTCGCCACGGCCGTCGGGACGGTGGAGACCCGGCGGCTGCTCGCTGTCTCCCGGGCCCTCGGTACCGACATCAGCGCTGTCTTCCTGACCGCGCTGACCGGGGCGATGCGGGCTGTCGCCCTGGCCGAGGGAGAGCGTCCGGCTCCCCTCACACTCCTCTGGCCGCTGTCGGTCCGGACCGGTGGCGAACGGGGCGCCGTGGGCAACTTCCTCACCATGGTGCGTCTCCGGCTGCCCTGTGAGGAGCCCCTTCCTCTGCGCCGTCTCGCCTCTTTCTCACGCCAATTGGAGCCCGGGAGCGTCGAGCGGAGGATGCACACCTCCCGCGCTCTCATGCGGCTCGCGCCGCGTCCGGTGAGCCTGGGCACACTGCGGCTGCTCATGCGTCCGCGCCACGCCTCCCTCACCGGCACCTACTTCCCTGCGGCCGTGCCACAGCCGGTCCTCGGTGAGGCACGGATGGACGGCGCGCTCGGGTTGGGCGCTCCCCTGCCAGGTCAGCTCTGCCATCTGACGCTGCTCAGGTACCGGGCCGAGTGCGCTCTCTCCGTCGTCCACGACACGGCCTTCGCCCGCGGCGCGGACCTCCCGGGGCTGTGGCTGACGGCCCTGGCAGAACTCGAAGCGGCGGTCTGA